CACTCTTTCAACCAGCTTTATCTCCTTCAAACTTGCAAAATAAATAGGGACAAAATCCTTTTCAGGGGTTTCCTTTTTCATTATTTTCTCCTCATTGAATTTATAAACACTCATGAATTTAAATAATTATTTCACTATTTTTTTACCAATATAATAAAAACCATTGGATTTGTGACCATTCATGGTATTAAAAACAGTATTTTCCAAGTATAGCTTTTTGTAATCTTCAGTTAACTTTAAAATATGTTTTTTGGTGTGATGTCTTAAAATTACACCTTCAGGAAGTTCGAAAATTCCATAAATCCCATATTCATCTTCAAATTTTTCATAACGCTTGAGATTTCTCTCATCATCATTTAAGAGAAAATCACTAATGTAAAGTATTCCATTATCCTTTAAAACTCTTGAAATTTCTGAAATTAATTCTTCCTGTTTCTCGTTTTGAATGTTACTGGTTAAAACTCCAATGAGTAGCACTACATCAAATGAATTATCTGAAAATGGAAGATCATCTCCATTATTCTTGATAAGGTTAAGATGAGGATGCAACCTCAAACCCCTGTTTATCATCTTCTCTGAGAAATCTACCCCTTTTAAATTCTTAAAATCGTTTTTATGAAGTTCATTTAAGGTTCTACCGTA
Above is a genomic segment from Methanobacterium sp. containing:
- a CDS encoding class I SAM-dependent methyltransferase, giving the protein MNSKKVSHQQEYWDEVAEEKEFPTPFPLAEFKKHIPPEMNILDVGCGYGRTLNELHKNDFKNLKGVDFSEKMINRGLRLHPHLNLIKNNGDDLPFSDNSFDVVLLIGVLTSNIQNEKQEELISEISRVLKDNGILYISDFLLNDDERNLKRYEKFEDEYGIYGIFELPEGVILRHHTKKHILKLTEDYKKLYLENTVFNTMNGHKSNGFYYIGKKIVK